The sequence TCGTGACTGCCAAGAATTAAGAAAGTAGCTAGCCAAAGGGTAACTAAAAATTGTCCAAGCCAAGCGAGAAAATCACCGTTAATAGTAAAGACAATTAATTCACCTAATAGCAGAAGATGTACTCCAAATGCCCCAATGAAGTTTTCTACCGGAAAGCCCAGAGGAAATATGTCAGTTTGTTTACCTTGATTGTTTAGTTCTTTGATTCTTCCTTGGATAGATAGGATTGCTACAATTGTTATCTGGGCAAACATGCCGGAGATAACGTGAGCCGCTGTGTGCAAAGTATGCAGGGGAATTCGATAGTAACGGGGTAGTTCCAAGAAGAACGATACGGTGCCATTTTTCTTAACATCCACTTTGCTTTCAATGAAAGGGTGATGCATTAAGTTATGTCCGTCAATTTGTACTATCGCCAAAGGCACATAGTTAATATCGAATAGATTGGCAAATATTTTGTTTAGTCCTATTTGGGGGCGATGCAGTAGGTAATGTCCCGTACCTGAAAGTGCAATTTTTATGATTGCCATTAAAGGTATAAAAACGTAAGCTGGCATATATTGGTTAAAATCTAAGCGCAGCCAGTCCACGAGGATATATGCAATCACTAGGAGAGCGCTGACGACATTAAACAATAAGTCCATTTGAGCCACCTTTTTCTGCATTTCTGGCTCGTTTAATCTGGAATTGATGCGATTGAGTAGCTGGTTTTCTTTTTTAATGTTGTATTTTGGCGTGTCTCTCCAGCTATCAAAATCCTGATGAAACAGAAACTCAGGTGCCCAACAAGTAGGGTGAATATCTTCTGTTGTTGCAAATCGCCCCAAAGAATATTTTTCTAAAACTTTTTTCACTTTATCGGGGTTACGATGAAAAAAATTAACGAAAGTGGTAATATCTCTGTTTTTGGTGCGGCGAATAAAAAATTCTCCTCCTGGATGCTTGCCAATAAATTCTGTCAAATCATAAGCTTCACCATCATAAATCCAGACATTTGGTAATGATGTAGTTTCTGACGCTGGTTCGCGAACTTCTAGAACTGAATTGTTGAGATGGTTAATATTTGCAGTTGTTTGGTTTTGTTCAATGGTAGTATGGTTATTCATTTGGTTCGTGTAAAAGAATATCAGGCTTGTAAGATTTGAAAGAAGCGGTAATTAATCCAATTAATGTTATTAATGACTTCGCCTTATAATTATTAATTGGTAGCAATGATTTGATTTTATTCATCTTGCATACATCAAACTTTTTGCACCATTCTTAATCAGCTAAAAGAAACCGGGTTTCTTGTTGTGAAAACATTACTATGTAGTTATGAAATCAAAAATAAACCCGGTTTCTAGCACTGCTGCAAGATATGAGATACATTAAGCTTTTTGCTCGGCTTCTTTAAATTCAATTGGTAACAGTGATTTGATTTTATTCACTGTTGAAAATTATCTTGGACTTTGTGAATTTTGCTAATTCTCTGCTTCAATTAGAAATTGGCACAGAAGCTGAGGTTTTAACCTTGCCTAGGGACATAGAAGTAAACTTCATTGTCGAATCGACAGAAGGCTTGTAGCTCGCAATATCATGTACGGCTTGCAGTGCTGATTCGATGGAGCCTTCCATCCATGCAGGTAGCCTAGAACAGTGTTCTCCCGCAAAAAACAGCGTATTTTGAGACCTTGCCATATCTTGATACTGATGACGTTCATATGACATATCATGATTCCAAGGAACGGAACATCCCCCAGCGCTCCATTTGTAAGTGCTCCAAGCAATAGTCGCTGTATCAGAAAGCATACCGGGTGTTTGAATCTCAGGATGAATTTTACTCAGAGCGTTTTTTACATAGTGACTGCGATCCTGCTCTGACATTTTTCCCAGATATGTAGCATCATCGCCAATAGTGTAGCTAGCTAATAATACGCTTCCTTGGGAAGAATTATTGCTAACAGAAGGATAGTAAACTTGGCGAATCCCTTCATCGCTGAAAGAGGCACCCCCAAAGATTCCATGCTTTTGCCAGAAAGGGCGAGCGCAATGAAATAAAACTTTTGTTGCTGGCCAGTAAACCGCATTATTGATTGCAGCTATTTTTTTATCGTCAAAGCCGCTTAGCTCTATCTTCCGCAGCACTGAAAACGGGATAGTGCATAACACATAGTCGCAGTGCCTCGTATATAGTCGCCCTTCTTCCAACCAAGAAACCTCAACGCCATTTTCAAGTACTCTCAAAGCGACTATTTCTTGATTGCATCTAATGGGAGCATTGATTGCTTCAGCTAGATTGGTAGTTAATTGATCCATCCCTCCCTGTAGTTGCATTAGATTAGGACTTGTCTCAACTAAAATATCGTTGAGAAACAAATCCAGTGCTTTACTGCATTTTTCTCTAACATCTGGATGGGTTTTAATAAACCTATGGATATCAATAGCTTTACCTTGCAGATTAAGAAAAGGCTGCAAATCTAACGTCTCTAGCCTATCCATTAAATGCGTTAAGTCATGTTCGAGACATTCCCGTAACTCTCCAGAGCCGATGGCATTGACTATAGTCTTGAGCCAAGCTGCAAATAGCTTAGTCTTTTCGCTGTAGCGTTTGTCTAAGAATAGACCTTGATAGAGCTTCTGTAATGCCCTATCTGCCACGTCCCGAATGCGACATAGTTTACCCTGAATATTTAGCAGAGCATTGTTTTCCTCGAACATAGTCACAAACTTGCATAACTTATCGCTTAATCCCATCTCGTTTATGTAATGCAAAACGCATTCATGATCTGAAGGAATTCGCATTGCTCCTAACTCTCCGTAAGGCGCTGAAGAATCATTGCCGAATCTATGCGTCCAGACTCTACCGCCAATACGCGGACTGCCCTCCATAATATCGACTTGATGACCCATACGTTCGAGTTCATAAGCAGCTACCAAACCAGCAATACCTGCACCTAGAACGGTAATGCGTTTGCTTTGTTGGTAATTATCGAACTTGAACTCATGCAGCATTGTTTTGACATCCATTTTCAAAAACCTTTCTTCGTGGTGACAGTTGTTCTCTCAAATTTTGAATCAAATACGGATGTTGCAAGGAAATATATCAGGACTTACGCAATTGTCAAAAAGCTTAGGTGGTGCGTGACAATATAAACCTTATTACTATGTTGCTCGTCAGTAAAAGTGTCACAGCACCCTACAAGAAAAATATGCCAGTTGCGTAAGTCTTATATATGAATAACAAGAAACTTCCCGTATATAAGGATATTTCCCTTATCTATTCATCAGTTTTGCAGCACAGAAAATGCTGACTGAGTTCTTTCCTGCGAAAATGTATTTGACTCAAATGTAATTCTCTATATGCTCTTTATGTCCATGCAGACATCTACAAGGCATAACTTCTGTGAATGTTTAGTTCAAAGAATCTTTAATTTTTGGCTTTGCTGATTAAAAGTATGCCGAAGCAACCCCCAGATAAATCATTTTAAGTCCCCAGAATTGGGGTATTTAGGGGGCTAGTAAATGCTAGAAAACAAATTCATATTTCAATTGAGCAACGCCAAATTTTTTT comes from Rivularia sp. PCC 7116 and encodes:
- a CDS encoding cytochrome b5 domain-containing protein gives rise to the protein MNNHTTIEQNQTTANINHLNNSVLEVREPASETTSLPNVWIYDGEAYDLTEFIGKHPGGEFFIRRTKNRDITTFVNFFHRNPDKVKKVLEKYSLGRFATTEDIHPTCWAPEFLFHQDFDSWRDTPKYNIKKENQLLNRINSRLNEPEMQKKVAQMDLLFNVVSALLVIAYILVDWLRLDFNQYMPAYVFIPLMAIIKIALSGTGHYLLHRPQIGLNKIFANLFDINYVPLAIVQIDGHNLMHHPFIESKVDVKKNGTVSFFLELPRYYRIPLHTLHTAAHVISGMFAQITIVAILSIQGRIKELNNQGKQTDIFPLGFPVENFIGAFGVHLLLLGELIVFTINGDFLAWLGQFLVTLWLATFLILGSHDFDEEKIDKETNWQEQDWAVLQIENSCDLSMIGNKYVDCFLSAGLSPHRVHHVLPQQKSGFANIISEDIVREEAAKFNVEWLQPKNFFTDRLPTLIHQCLTTRSQMAKDNKFGIFQEHFHPQALKTSIDYIVVGFTGFSGIG
- a CDS encoding NAD(P)/FAD-dependent oxidoreductase, yielding MDVKTMLHEFKFDNYQQSKRITVLGAGIAGLVAAYELERMGHQVDIMEGSPRIGGRVWTHRFGNDSSAPYGELGAMRIPSDHECVLHYINEMGLSDKLCKFVTMFEENNALLNIQGKLCRIRDVADRALQKLYQGLFLDKRYSEKTKLFAAWLKTIVNAIGSGELRECLEHDLTHLMDRLETLDLQPFLNLQGKAIDIHRFIKTHPDVREKCSKALDLFLNDILVETSPNLMQLQGGMDQLTTNLAEAINAPIRCNQEIVALRVLENGVEVSWLEEGRLYTRHCDYVLCTIPFSVLRKIELSGFDDKKIAAINNAVYWPATKVLFHCARPFWQKHGIFGGASFSDEGIRQVYYPSVSNNSSQGSVLLASYTIGDDATYLGKMSEQDRSHYVKNALSKIHPEIQTPGMLSDTATIAWSTYKWSAGGCSVPWNHDMSYERHQYQDMARSQNTLFFAGEHCSRLPAWMEGSIESALQAVHDIASYKPSVDSTMKFTSMSLGKVKTSASVPISN